The following are encoded together in the Acetobacter vaccinii genome:
- a CDS encoding peroxiredoxin-like family protein — MKRTLYASGKVLRQDRALLIFAVRFLMTSSASLGPLRAKFRALEEERERTWSPDALAVNVNQRALLVREHGQIQGVVQKGDVLPEFTLPTVDGATVSLIDLVAKGPAVLVFFRFATCPACNIALPYYRDTLWPKLKAAGISLLAISPQPVPALSEIATRHTLPFPVASDVGLELSRALGITYKFDEASYQAAVSKGGRSIDLNGLDDVWELPKPAVLVVGPERVVQFADVSPDWMDRTESDKVLKALALDAGEASHAA, encoded by the coding sequence ATGAAAAGAACTCTTTATGCGTCAGGGAAGGTTTTGCGGCAGGATCGGGCTCTTCTGATCTTCGCAGTGAGGTTTCTTATGACGTCGTCCGCATCCCTTGGTCCTCTTCGTGCAAAATTCCGGGCTCTGGAAGAAGAGCGTGAGCGGACATGGTCGCCTGATGCCTTGGCTGTCAATGTTAATCAGCGTGCACTGCTGGTGCGGGAGCATGGGCAAATTCAAGGAGTAGTGCAGAAGGGAGACGTGCTGCCAGAGTTCACGTTGCCTACAGTTGATGGCGCTACAGTCTCTTTGATCGATCTGGTCGCAAAAGGTCCAGCTGTTCTAGTTTTTTTTAGGTTTGCTACGTGTCCTGCCTGCAATATTGCTTTGCCTTATTACCGGGATACGCTGTGGCCCAAGCTCAAGGCTGCCGGAATCTCACTCTTGGCCATTTCACCCCAGCCAGTCCCCGCGCTTTCAGAAATTGCCACTCGGCATACATTGCCATTCCCTGTTGCAAGTGATGTCGGCCTGGAGTTGTCGCGTGCATTGGGGATTACCTATAAGTTTGATGAGGCCTCCTATCAGGCGGCTGTGTCCAAAGGTGGCAGAAGTATAGACCTGAATGGTCTTGATGACGTGTGGGAACTGCCAAAGCCTGCGGTGCTGGTAGTAGGGCCTGAACGTGTCGTGCAGTTTGCTGATGTATCCCCAGACTGGATGGATCGTACTGAAAGTGACAAAGTGCTGAAAGCACTTGCGCTGGATGCAGGGGAAGCGTCGCACGCTGCGTGA
- a CDS encoding sigma-70 family RNA polymerase sigma factor, with product MGCRWKGEEIVQEAYLRMTADTGARDIKRPFQFLWSVVYRLSIDAMRRETRDPLSLRRSFAAPECHDELHEREEKALADMVTPERDVVAREHMARMSVVLQRLPDQTRRAFELVQIQGYSQKEVAQMLNVSAPYVNKIVKNASRILDECLIDFD from the coding sequence ATGGGTTGTCGCTGGAAAGGCGAGGAGATTGTGCAGGAAGCCTATCTCCGCATGACCGCCGACACCGGGGCGCGGGATATTAAACGTCCTTTCCAGTTTTTGTGGAGTGTTGTCTATCGCCTCTCGATTGACGCAATGAGGCGGGAGACGCGAGACCCTCTTTCTCTGAGGCGGTCTTTTGCAGCGCCGGAGTGTCATGACGAACTCCATGAAAGAGAAGAAAAGGCGCTGGCTGATATGGTCACGCCAGAACGTGATGTGGTTGCCCGTGAGCACATGGCGCGTATGTCAGTCGTGTTACAACGGCTTCCTGATCAAACCCGCCGAGCCTTTGAACTGGTTCAGATTCAAGGATATTCTCAAAAAGAAGTGGCGCAGATGCTAAATGTCTCAGCCCCTTACGTTAATAAAATTGTGAAAAATGCGTCTAGAATACTCGACGAGTGCCTTATCGACTTTGACTGA
- a CDS encoding FecR family protein codes for MTETRSPDLREQAISWQLLLNDNPHDSGVRRQLEAWCAESPQHRQAWERAERVRAFARLAIEAEQAAPLSSKSFEQKSPHTRFAGILRKYVSVGLVGGLALAGAAVMFFVPELNDWWLADYSTGTAVNRMITLADGSELVLGAKSAIALSHDPLARGVTLLHGEAYFKVVHDERHPFVVRAASFTIKDIGTAFDVRRVGGHLTVAVREGQVAVKENGSAQSTATELGAGQQLDVDTQNPQGASLTQVSSDTIGSWRTGILSVEGIPMGDLVSIIKRYYPGYVMVTGPIATHTEVGGVYDLNHPLDALKMLVSVRHGSVSEYGGHIAMVRFSSEMGRDSR; via the coding sequence ATGACTGAAACTCGTTCTCCCGATTTGCGTGAGCAGGCGATCTCGTGGCAGCTTTTGCTGAACGATAATCCCCATGACTCTGGTGTTCGACGTCAGTTGGAGGCGTGGTGTGCCGAATCTCCGCAGCATAGGCAGGCGTGGGAGCGAGCGGAGCGTGTTCGGGCATTTGCCAGATTGGCCATTGAGGCGGAACAGGCTGCTCCCCTTTCGTCCAAGTCATTTGAGCAGAAGTCGCCACATACACGTTTCGCAGGAATTCTCAGAAAATATGTGAGTGTTGGTCTGGTGGGGGGGCTTGCGCTAGCCGGTGCTGCGGTCATGTTCTTTGTCCCGGAGCTGAATGACTGGTGGCTGGCAGATTATTCTACGGGAACAGCAGTTAACCGTATGATTACTCTGGCTGATGGGTCTGAGCTTGTGCTTGGTGCAAAGAGTGCCATAGCACTCAGTCATGATCCCCTTGCACGTGGTGTGACTCTTTTACATGGTGAGGCTTATTTTAAGGTCGTTCACGATGAGCGACATCCATTCGTCGTGAGAGCTGCATCCTTCACTATCAAAGACATTGGCACGGCTTTTGATGTTCGGCGGGTTGGTGGGCACCTGACAGTTGCGGTGCGTGAAGGGCAGGTTGCCGTGAAGGAAAACGGCTCAGCTCAAAGCACAGCAACAGAACTGGGGGCGGGACAGCAACTGGATGTGGATACGCAAAACCCACAGGGTGCTAGTTTAACGCAGGTTTCTTCTGATACTATTGGGTCATGGCGAACTGGCATACTTTCAGTCGAGGGTATTCCGATGGGAGACCTTGTGAGTATCATCAAGCGCTATTACCCCGGGTATGTTATGGTTACTGGACCGATCGCTACCCATACCGAAGTTGGGGGCGTTTACGATCTGAACCATCCTCTGGATGCATTGAAGATGCTTGTGAGCGTACGTCATGGCAGTGTGAGCGAGTATGGTGGGCATATCGCAATGGTTAGGTTCTCTTCGGAAATGGGTAGGGACAGTCGTTAA
- a CDS encoding NAD(P)H-dependent flavin oxidoreductase: MAKATPASLFDLSLPIIQAPMAGVSTPELAAAVCNAGGLGSLGLGACNAAQARSMIEQTQGLTNKPFNVNVFCHASGKRDIGRDKAWLKYLSPFFVELGIATPEALNEIYKSFLEDEGLFKTILSLSPAYISFHFGLPSGEQLEAFRQAGITTLATATNLQEAALIEAAGIDIIVAQGVEAGGHRGLFDTEAVDECLSTAVLVRLLVSQTKLPVVAAGGIMDGYAIRAALDLGAVAAQLGTAFILCPESAAHEYYRKDLKSEKAFKTRLTSALSGRLARGIVNRFILESERSGTPASADYPFAYDAAKQLHAAAIKQGNSEFSAYWAGQGAPLARELPAERLIQVLAEEMRKDLAAPIAITSQSDVI; this comes from the coding sequence ATGGCTAAGGCGACGCCTGCCAGTCTGTTCGATCTTTCACTGCCTATTATACAAGCGCCTATGGCGGGTGTTTCTACACCGGAGCTTGCGGCAGCAGTTTGCAATGCAGGCGGGCTTGGTTCTCTTGGTCTGGGGGCCTGTAATGCTGCCCAAGCCAGGTCAATGATTGAGCAAACACAGGGGCTTACAAATAAGCCATTCAACGTCAACGTCTTCTGTCATGCTTCTGGAAAACGCGATATCGGACGTGACAAAGCGTGGCTGAAGTATCTCTCTCCGTTCTTCGTGGAGTTAGGGATTGCTACGCCAGAAGCTCTCAACGAAATTTATAAAAGTTTTCTTGAAGATGAAGGTTTATTTAAAACAATTTTGAGTCTTTCTCCTGCGTATATCAGCTTTCATTTTGGGTTACCTTCAGGAGAGCAATTGGAGGCCTTTCGTCAGGCAGGTATTACAACCCTGGCGACAGCAACTAACCTGCAAGAGGCCGCATTAATTGAAGCAGCAGGCATAGACATTATTGTGGCGCAGGGCGTAGAGGCTGGGGGGCATAGAGGTCTGTTTGACACAGAAGCTGTTGATGAGTGCCTGAGCACTGCTGTTCTCGTCAGGTTGTTAGTTTCTCAGACAAAGCTGCCCGTTGTCGCTGCCGGTGGAATCATGGATGGTTATGCTATAAGAGCAGCTCTTGACCTAGGGGCTGTTGCGGCACAATTGGGTACAGCCTTTATTCTGTGCCCGGAATCTGCAGCGCATGAATATTATCGTAAAGACCTTAAGAGTGAAAAAGCATTTAAGACACGTCTGACATCTGCTCTTTCTGGGCGTCTTGCACGGGGCATAGTTAATCGTTTTATTCTGGAAAGTGAACGTTCAGGAACGCCGGCTTCTGCCGACTATCCTTTTGCGTATGATGCTGCCAAACAATTGCATGCAGCGGCCATCAAACAAGGTAATTCAGAGTTTTCTGCCTATTGGGCAGGGCAAGGAGCACCATTAGCACGGGAGCTTCCAGCGGAACGGCTTATTCAAGTATTAGCTGAAGAAATGCGAAAGGACCTTGCAGCTCCAATAGCCATAACGTCGCAAAGTGATGTAATTTAA
- a CDS encoding IS5 family transposase, with amino-acid sequence MKQPGFFDVEERLARLSGLGDQLEAFSRTVDFEVFRPDLEQALVYSDGSKGGRPPFDPVLMFKILVIQTLNNLSDERTEYLINDRLSFMRFLGLGLSDRVPDAKTVWLFRERLTQAGAIERLFDRFDATLRNAGYLPMSGQILDATLVAAPKQRNTNTEKADLRAGRIPEDWQDKPSKLSHKDRHARWTLKFTKAKRQDDGTIPSTDLAIPFFGYKSHVSIDRKFRLIRKWKTTDAAASDGARLREGLLDKTNTASTVWADTAYRSKANEDFMDKEGFVSKVHRKKPHLKPMPRHIQRSNAGKSVIRSRVEHVFADQKSQTGLFVRTVGITRATTRIGLANIVYNMRRFIFLERISTTA; translated from the coding sequence ATGAAACAGCCTGGTTTTTTTGATGTTGAAGAGCGGCTTGCTCGATTGAGCGGGCTTGGTGATCAGCTCGAAGCGTTTTCCCGGACTGTGGATTTTGAAGTGTTCCGCCCTGATCTGGAGCAGGCTCTGGTCTATTCAGACGGCAGCAAAGGCGGGCGTCCCCCGTTTGATCCCGTGTTGATGTTCAAAATTCTGGTGATCCAGACGCTGAACAATTTGTCTGATGAGCGGACAGAGTATCTGATCAACGATCGCCTGTCCTTCATGCGTTTCCTTGGCCTGGGGCTGTCGGACCGTGTGCCTGATGCCAAAACGGTCTGGCTGTTCCGTGAACGCCTGACCCAGGCGGGGGCCATTGAAAGACTGTTTGACCGATTTGACGCGACCCTGCGGAACGCGGGCTATCTGCCGATGTCGGGCCAGATCCTGGATGCAACACTGGTAGCCGCTCCAAAGCAGCGCAATACCAACACTGAGAAAGCCGACCTCCGGGCAGGGCGTATTCCTGAAGACTGGCAGGACAAGCCATCCAAATTGTCCCACAAGGATCGCCATGCGCGCTGGACGCTGAAGTTCACAAAAGCAAAGCGGCAGGATGATGGGACGATCCCGTCAACGGATCTTGCCATTCCGTTCTTTGGCTACAAATCGCATGTTTCCATCGATCGAAAATTCAGGCTGATCCGCAAATGGAAAACGACGGATGCCGCCGCCAGTGATGGCGCGCGATTGAGAGAGGGGCTGCTGGATAAAACCAATACGGCCTCAACTGTGTGGGCCGACACGGCCTATCGCTCGAAAGCAAATGAGGACTTCATGGACAAAGAGGGTTTTGTCTCAAAGGTTCACAGAAAAAAGCCGCATCTCAAGCCCATGCCCCGCCATATCCAGCGGTCCAATGCAGGGAAATCGGTGATCCGATCACGCGTCGAGCATGTCTTTGCGGATCAGAAATCACAGACAGGGTTGTTCGTCCGAACCGTCGGCATCACCCGAGCCACCACGAGGATCGGACTGGCCAATATCGTCTACAACATGCGCCGCTTCATCTTCCTGGAACGGATTAGCACTACAGCATAG
- a CDS encoding LLM class flavin-dependent oxidoreductase: protein MDFVSRYADVYAVTTEPLAETRALLDQVKAATLEQGRKDIAFWRDSNFILAATDEEAQQRAERIAADIRTTTGGVAVQTQSVGQARALSAVDRAEWHDRALYTGINRAGGRGGIPFVGSPKTAADAVLDYYDLGIETFSIGVPLVSEEDDRLATELLEHIRNGVKDRASKHHAA from the coding sequence TTGGATTTCGTTTCACGTTATGCAGATGTTTATGCAGTAACGACCGAACCCTTAGCCGAAACACGTGCCTTACTGGATCAGGTTAAGGCAGCGACCTTGGAGCAGGGACGTAAAGACATTGCTTTCTGGCGAGATTCCAACTTCATTCTTGCTGCGACTGATGAAGAGGCACAGCAGCGGGCTGAGCGTATAGCAGCTGATATTCGAACAACAACAGGCGGCGTCGCTGTCCAGACGCAAAGTGTCGGGCAGGCGCGGGCTCTTTCTGCTGTTGATCGGGCAGAATGGCATGACAGAGCGCTTTATACAGGGATCAACCGTGCTGGTGGCCGCGGGGGGATTCCCTTTGTGGGCTCTCCCAAGACAGCAGCGGACGCTGTGCTTGATTATTATGACCTAGGAATAGAAACCTTTTCCATCGGCGTTCCCCTTGTGTCTGAAGAGGATGACCGTCTTGCGACGGAGTTGCTGGAACATATCCGCAATGGCGTCAAAGACCGGGCATCAAAACACCACGCCGCGTAA
- a CDS encoding ABC transporter substrate-binding protein → MTSKNLSSQAPASARVLNYSICPVFVASHVAVELGWLEEELASVGASARYLGSLTRDEQNIAHHQHTLPFQIRDGGNIPPTWSHARGAENVVIGTTGFNSGGQIVVRADSGIYTLADLAGRKVALSRSNADYRADWWRANSEFGLLLLLRLGGLTFDDVELIEIPAIESTAHLPPVSRLSERWPQTERESLAFNLPEVVALGDGRVDAIFSNQGRSEILEKTGQFKVIEDLRRYPDWTLNAPSGPYLITASRTLLDQSPEIAIAFLKASIRAGRWIADNRREAAVILNRVTYQATAEDVLRDIADIDFVPSLSAQNIANLTSLKDFLFKHEYIKNDFEISSWIDGQFLKSALDDL, encoded by the coding sequence ATGACTTCTAAAAATTTATCTTCCCAAGCCCCTGCAAGTGCACGGGTTTTGAACTACTCAATCTGCCCTGTATTTGTCGCCTCTCATGTTGCGGTTGAACTGGGCTGGCTTGAGGAGGAACTGGCATCTGTCGGTGCATCAGCACGTTATCTGGGATCACTGACAAGAGATGAGCAGAATATCGCCCATCATCAGCATACTCTTCCGTTTCAAATCCGGGATGGCGGTAACATTCCTCCGACATGGTCTCATGCAAGAGGGGCAGAGAATGTTGTGATTGGTACGACCGGATTTAATTCCGGCGGACAGATTGTTGTTAGAGCGGATTCAGGAATATACACACTTGCAGACCTGGCCGGGCGCAAGGTTGCTCTTTCTCGCAGCAATGCTGATTATCGCGCTGACTGGTGGCGTGCCAATTCAGAGTTTGGTCTGCTCCTCCTCCTACGTTTGGGGGGGCTGACATTTGACGATGTGGAACTGATAGAAATCCCCGCGATTGAATCCACAGCCCATCTCCCACCGGTTAGCCGGCTGTCAGAACGTTGGCCACAGACAGAACGGGAGAGTCTGGCCTTTAATCTGCCCGAGGTGGTAGCTTTGGGTGATGGTCGCGTTGATGCCATTTTCAGCAATCAAGGACGCTCCGAAATTCTTGAGAAAACCGGGCAGTTCAAGGTAATTGAAGATCTCCGGCGTTACCCGGATTGGACATTAAACGCACCTTCCGGTCCCTATCTGATTACTGCAAGCCGAACACTGCTTGACCAGAGCCCTGAAATTGCAATTGCCTTCTTAAAGGCTTCCATTCGGGCGGGGAGGTGGATCGCTGATAATCGTCGAGAAGCAGCGGTTATTCTTAACCGCGTTACCTACCAGGCAACTGCCGAAGATGTTTTGAGGGATATAGCTGATATTGATTTTGTACCATCATTATCAGCACAAAATATTGCTAACCTGACTTCTCTAAAAGATTTTCTATTTAAACATGAATATATCAAGAATGATTTTGAAATCAGTAGCTGGATTGATGGTCAATTCTTGAAGTCAGCATTGGACGACCTATAA
- a CDS encoding Hsp70 family protein produces the protein MDSVIAGFYFLAIMTTSPSLTRIGIDFGTTNSVIVIARPGHQIQTVHFPTVDDGSSQTCRTLLALWQDMEGGRRIQHRAIGDYAIEAYMDDPAETRLIMSMKSYLAQVSFRETQVFGQRFPLESLIATFLKELMALSGLEPANCYVTVGRPVHFVGDNADDTLGEERLRTAFGQAGFAQISIMMEPEAAGWRFMQRLDRPATVLVGDFGGGTSDFSVMRFDPTSQKATQPLGHAGVGLAGDQFDFRIIDNVVAPYLGRDCTFRVMGGEPLPVPIEWYHSLARWHRLSLMRTPRILREIEDVARTASEPEKLANLVELVSEQRGQELYNAVSATKRALSSDAEAELDFSQPGLNIRTKVSRTDFDRWIAPDIARLAQGIDAALTEAALAPEQIDRVFLTGGTSFVPAVRALFTSRFGAERVELGGEFVSVAEGLALASI, from the coding sequence ATAGACAGCGTGATTGCGGGATTCTATTTTCTCGCAATCATGACCACCTCCCCTTCCCTCACCCGCATTGGTATTGATTTTGGCACGACTAACAGTGTCATTGTCATTGCCCGACCCGGCCATCAGATCCAGACAGTCCATTTTCCCACTGTGGATGATGGCTCTTCCCAGACATGCCGTACATTGTTGGCTTTATGGCAGGATATGGAAGGCGGGCGGCGCATACAGCACCGTGCTATTGGCGATTATGCTATTGAAGCCTATATGGATGACCCGGCCGAAACCCGGCTTATCATGTCCATGAAGTCCTACCTGGCTCAGGTCAGCTTTCGTGAGACCCAAGTATTCGGGCAACGCTTTCCATTGGAAAGCCTGATAGCGACTTTTCTTAAAGAACTTATGGCGTTGAGTGGTCTGGAGCCAGCCAACTGTTATGTAACTGTGGGGAGACCCGTACATTTTGTTGGTGACAATGCAGATGACACCCTAGGCGAAGAGCGACTACGTACCGCGTTTGGGCAGGCAGGATTTGCGCAAATCTCAATCATGATGGAGCCAGAGGCGGCAGGCTGGCGCTTTATGCAACGTCTTGATCGGCCCGCCACCGTTCTGGTCGGGGATTTTGGTGGCGGAACAAGCGATTTCTCAGTAATGCGCTTTGACCCCACCAGCCAGAAAGCAACACAGCCATTGGGGCATGCCGGTGTTGGACTTGCTGGAGATCAGTTTGATTTTCGTATTATCGACAATGTTGTGGCCCCCTACCTGGGCAGAGACTGCACATTCCGCGTTATGGGTGGGGAGCCATTGCCTGTACCTATAGAATGGTATCACTCTCTTGCTCGCTGGCACCGTCTTTCGCTCATGCGTACCCCGCGTATTCTGCGGGAGATTGAAGATGTGGCACGCACAGCATCCGAGCCAGAAAAACTTGCCAATCTGGTCGAGCTTGTAAGCGAACAGCGTGGGCAGGAACTCTACAATGCTGTTTCTGCCACAAAACGCGCGCTCTCTTCCGATGCCGAGGCTGAACTGGATTTTTCACAGCCGGGATTAAACATCAGAACAAAAGTCTCACGCACTGACTTTGACCGTTGGATTGCCCCTGATATTGCCCGACTTGCACAAGGTATAGATGCAGCACTGACCGAGGCTGCTCTGGCCCCAGAACAGATTGACCGGGTCTTTTTAACTGGAGGTACATCCTTTGTGCCTGCTGTGCGCGCACTCTTTACCTCCCGCTTCGGTGCTGAACGGGTAGAGCTTGGAGGAGAGTTTGTATCGGTTGCCGAAGGTCTGGCTCTGGCATCCATTTAA
- a CDS encoding methyl-accepting chemotaxis protein, with translation MLRFGLVGKIVLVTIAFLIVFTISIIVEITHLVRSEMHQSLLDSIHSRMRAAVSIFERDMPTVHVTWAANGAIQRVTAGSLATHYSDHHMTDAIARVANGRAVLFVADESGHSFVRRMVSDANDTNEESQRSLGMPLDPSTPAYQALARGEPSEGETTLLGTRYYVYYLPIFSPEGKVIGSIDVAITANKADAVINNLIWTIGLVAGAIMLVAAIGMAFITKRMLQPLAVITQSMRGLAGGDTTTVVPYADRQDEIGTMAGAVEVFRQAAIDKARLEQEAEKARRQQEAERQAAQQKAEEAAHQLQIATDSLADGLQKMSNGDLSVQIKTRFAADLEPLRENFNQSISQLASAFGTVSGSAYSISNSTHELSTASDNLSRRTEQQAATLEETSAALTQITQRVQKTTEETRHAHTVVNSSRADAEQASLVVRKAVDAMSRIDTSSREISGIIGLINDVAFQTNILALNASVEAARAGDAGRGFAVVATEVRHLAHRSAEAVKEISALITGSAMQVKDGVESVQETGNALHRIVSQVEEISTLVSNIAAAAQDQATSISELNLAMTSMEQTTQQNAAVAEQSAAASHNLTTMVTELQNLVGRFDLGDAVKLPHQDQISLQRTATLRIVSHN, from the coding sequence GTGCTGAGATTCGGACTTGTCGGAAAAATTGTTTTAGTCACCATTGCTTTTCTTATTGTTTTTACAATTTCCATTATTGTGGAAATTACCCATCTTGTGCGCAGTGAGATGCACCAGTCTCTACTTGATAGTATTCATTCAAGAATGCGGGCAGCAGTCAGCATTTTTGAACGGGATATGCCGACTGTGCATGTTACATGGGCGGCCAATGGGGCGATCCAACGCGTGACTGCAGGCAGCCTTGCTACGCATTATTCTGATCATCACATGACGGATGCTATTGCTCGTGTTGCCAATGGGCGAGCCGTTCTGTTTGTTGCGGATGAAAGTGGGCATAGTTTTGTCCGGCGCATGGTGAGCGATGCGAACGACACAAACGAGGAAAGTCAGCGGTCTCTTGGCATGCCCCTCGATCCCAGCACACCAGCCTATCAGGCGCTTGCCCGTGGAGAGCCCTCGGAAGGGGAAACCACTCTGCTGGGAACCCGCTATTATGTTTACTATCTTCCAATCTTCTCGCCCGAGGGAAAAGTGATTGGAAGTATTGATGTGGCAATTACCGCAAACAAAGCGGATGCCGTCATCAATAACCTGATTTGGACGATTGGCCTGGTCGCTGGTGCCATTATGCTGGTCGCTGCGATTGGGATGGCCTTTATTACAAAGCGAATGCTCCAACCGCTTGCTGTGATTACTCAATCAATGCGCGGATTGGCCGGGGGAGACACCACCACAGTTGTGCCATATGCTGACAGACAAGACGAGATCGGCACAATGGCTGGGGCTGTTGAAGTGTTTCGGCAGGCTGCGATTGATAAGGCACGGTTAGAGCAGGAAGCCGAGAAAGCCCGACGCCAGCAAGAAGCTGAACGTCAGGCGGCCCAGCAAAAGGCCGAGGAAGCCGCCCATCAACTCCAGATTGCAACAGACAGCCTGGCTGATGGCTTGCAGAAAATGTCCAATGGCGATCTGTCTGTGCAGATAAAGACCCGATTTGCCGCTGACCTTGAACCGCTACGTGAAAACTTCAACCAATCGATTAGCCAACTGGCGAGCGCCTTTGGGACAGTGTCAGGCTCGGCTTATAGTATCAGCAACAGCACGCATGAACTCTCGACAGCTTCTGACAATCTTTCGCGGAGGACAGAGCAACAGGCTGCAACGCTGGAAGAAACATCGGCCGCATTGACACAAATTACTCAGCGGGTTCAGAAAACAACGGAAGAAACCCGTCACGCTCATACGGTTGTCAATTCCTCCCGCGCTGATGCTGAGCAGGCCAGCCTTGTCGTTCGCAAGGCTGTTGATGCCATGTCCCGGATTGATACCTCATCGCGCGAGATTTCGGGGATTATCGGCCTCATCAATGATGTTGCATTCCAAACCAATATTCTGGCCCTTAATGCCAGTGTAGAAGCCGCCCGTGCTGGGGATGCCGGGCGTGGTTTTGCTGTCGTTGCAACGGAAGTACGTCATCTGGCTCATCGTTCGGCCGAGGCCGTAAAGGAGATTTCGGCGTTGATCACCGGCTCTGCCATGCAGGTCAAAGATGGCGTTGAATCAGTGCAGGAAACTGGAAACGCCCTGCATCGGATTGTCTCCCAGGTGGAGGAGATCAGCACTCTGGTCTCCAATATTGCAGCGGCTGCACAGGATCAGGCAACGAGTATCAGTGAACTGAATCTCGCCATGACGAGTATGGAGCAGACGACCCAGCAGAATGCGGCTGTCGCAGAACAAAGTGCTGCGGCCAGCCATAATCTGACAACCATGGTGACAGAGCTCCAGAATCTGGTCGGTCGTTTTGACTTGGGGGATGCTGTCAAGTTGCCCCATCAAGACCAAATATCTCTCCAGAGAACGGCAACGCTCAGAATTGTTTCTCATAATTAA
- a CDS encoding NAD-dependent epimerase/dehydratase family protein, with protein sequence MKVFVAGASGAVGRPLITRLKDAGHDVWGLAHHPSSLRAIEQLGANPVAGNALERESIFALIEHIRPDVVIDQLTSLPASPFDLPQRLPADRKLRLEGGRNLFEAAQAFHVKRYIQQLSGFYLDGGHGLATEFSPLRTSAPGTIGDSARMYAALENRVLSATSLEGVGLRYGFFYGPGTWYWPDGAFSRHLAQGDVSLIGKGSSTFSFIHVEDAAQATVAALTAPVGLYNVVDDQPTRLSEWLPAYANWLGLNALPSLDEQEALRLLGEESVYYQNTLTGACNQKARQILGISLRKLPWLK encoded by the coding sequence ATGAAGGTTTTTGTCGCAGGTGCCAGCGGTGCAGTTGGTCGTCCATTAATCACCCGTCTTAAGGACGCCGGGCATGACGTCTGGGGGTTAGCGCACCACCCAAGCAGCTTAAGGGCCATTGAACAACTGGGAGCCAACCCTGTCGCTGGCAATGCTTTAGAGCGGGAAAGTATTTTTGCACTTATAGAACATATTCGTCCGGATGTTGTGATTGACCAACTGACCTCCCTTCCTGCCAGCCCCTTTGATTTACCCCAACGCCTTCCTGCTGATAGAAAATTGCGGTTGGAAGGAGGGCGCAATCTGTTTGAGGCAGCCCAAGCCTTTCATGTAAAGCGTTATATCCAACAGTTGTCCGGGTTTTATCTGGATGGTGGTCATGGACTGGCAACAGAATTCAGCCCTTTGAGAACCAGTGCTCCCGGTACAATTGGCGACAGTGCGCGTATGTACGCCGCTTTAGAAAATAGGGTTTTGAGTGCGACATCACTTGAGGGTGTCGGACTGCGCTATGGCTTCTTTTATGGCCCTGGCACATGGTACTGGCCAGATGGTGCCTTCAGTCGGCATCTGGCTCAGGGGGATGTGTCTTTAATCGGCAAGGGCAGTAGTACATTCTCTTTTATCCATGTGGAGGATGCGGCGCAGGCAACTGTGGCTGCTCTTACAGCACCAGTCGGTCTTTATAATGTCGTTGATGATCAACCAACAAGACTGTCGGAATGGCTTCCGGCCTACGCGAACTGGCTCGGATTGAATGCCCTTCCCTCTCTTGATGAACAGGAAGCTCTTCGCCTTTTAGGAGAAGAGAGTGTTTACTACCAGAATACTCTGACAGGGGCATGCAATCAGAAAGCACGTCAAATACTAGGTATCAGTTTACGGAAGTTGCCCTGGCTTAAGTGA
- a CDS encoding cupin domain-containing protein yields MRKVVFLAAIAASLCGHSIHAETRVTPLMAQNLQGIPGKEGAMVTVDYSPGASDPIHRHNASVFVYVLKGSIIMQVKGGASVTLKEGQSFFEGPDDVHLVGRNASQTDPARFLAFFVKDKNAPFVLPAH; encoded by the coding sequence ATGCGCAAAGTTGTGTTCCTTGCAGCTATAGCTGCAAGCCTCTGTGGCCACTCTATCCATGCGGAAACGAGAGTAACCCCGCTCATGGCGCAGAACTTACAGGGCATTCCTGGCAAGGAAGGGGCTATGGTGACAGTGGATTACTCACCCGGAGCCTCAGACCCAATCCACAGGCACAATGCTTCCGTGTTTGTGTATGTGCTGAAGGGAAGCATCATCATGCAGGTCAAAGGTGGTGCGTCTGTGACTTTGAAAGAGGGACAAAGCTTTTTTGAAGGACCGGATGATGTCCATCTTGTAGGGCGCAATGCCAGCCAGACAGATCCCGCGCGTTTTCTGGCATTTTTTGTCAAAGACAAGAATGCTCCGTTTGTCCTCCCCGCTCATTAA